One Polaribacter sp. KT25b DNA segment encodes these proteins:
- a CDS encoding OmpA family protein — MKKLINKTVIVTLVLTLVFSISSCEAIKNANNKQKGATIGTAGGAILGAIIGNNVGKGGNGELGAIIGGVVGGGAGVLIGNKMDKQAEKIETEIPGAVVERIDDGIVVTFDENSGVYFDTNKSNINAKSQETLNKLSDVFLEFPDTNILVVGHTDSSGKDEYNMTLSEKRALSVTDYLIAKGLVKNRFQTLWYGETQPKYDNATAEGRAKNRRVNVAIVPNDKMVNDAKIESGGN; from the coding sequence ATGAAAAAACTAATCAATAAAACAGTAATAGTAACTTTAGTACTTACATTAGTATTCAGTATCTCTAGTTGTGAAGCAATAAAAAATGCAAATAATAAACAAAAAGGCGCAACAATTGGCACTGCTGGTGGTGCAATTCTTGGTGCAATCATTGGTAATAATGTAGGTAAAGGAGGAAATGGAGAATTAGGCGCTATAATTGGTGGTGTTGTTGGTGGTGGCGCAGGTGTGCTAATTGGTAACAAAATGGACAAGCAAGCTGAAAAAATTGAAACTGAAATTCCTGGAGCAGTAGTAGAAAGAATAGATGATGGAATTGTAGTTACTTTTGATGAAAATAGTGGTGTATATTTTGATACCAATAAATCTAATATTAATGCTAAATCTCAAGAAACTTTAAATAAACTTTCTGATGTGTTTTTAGAATTTCCTGATACTAATATTTTAGTAGTTGGTCATACAGATAGTTCTGGTAAAGACGAGTATAATATGACGCTTTCTGAAAAAAGAGCTTTATCTGTTACAGATTATTTAATAGCTAAAGGTTTGGTTAAAAATAGATTTCAGACTTTATGGTATGGAGAAACTCAGCCAAAATATGATAATGCTACCGCAGAAGGAAGAGCAAAAAACAGAA
- a CDS encoding lipocalin family protein: MKNLIVVALSLILFSCSATKNVRTKEKIIKGNWTLNKIAYSKTGDYKVTMFNDSPKECFEGSSWKFVPNNNSGTYDINNTNCVNGERDFIFVVQEIDAVSGYYDFLLKPKNNENNVGYRLQLTELSETTMQWKQYLNVDGTQFIININFTKQ; encoded by the coding sequence ATGAAAAACTTAATAGTGGTTGCACTCTCATTGATATTGTTCTCATGTAGTGCTACAAAAAATGTAAGAACAAAAGAGAAAATAATAAAAGGAAATTGGACATTAAATAAAATAGCTTACAGTAAAACTGGCGACTATAAAGTAACAATGTTTAACGACTCTCCAAAAGAATGTTTTGAAGGTAGCTCGTGGAAATTTGTACCAAATAACAACTCAGGAACTTATGACATTAATAACACAAATTGTGTAAATGGAGAAAGAGATTTTATTTTTGTAGTTCAAGAAATTGATGCTGTTTCTGGTTATTATGATTTTTTACTAAAACCAAAAAATAACGAAAACAATGTAGGTTATAGACTACAATTAACAGAATTATCTGAAACTACAATGCAATGGAAACAATACTTAAATGTAGATGGAACTCAATTTATAATTAACATAAACTTTACAAAACAATAA
- the metG gene encoding methionine--tRNA ligase: MYLFSIGFKNCFFVLLHFKNQYKNKTKVHMSAPKRYTITAALPYTNGPIHIGHLAGVYVPADIYARYLRLTGNDVAYISGSDEHGAAIPMKAKKEGVSPQVIIDKYHGIIKKSFEDFGISFDNYSRTSSEIHHETASDFFTKLYNDGEFVEEVSAQLYDEEANQFLADRFVVGTCPKCGFEESYGDQCENCGTSHNATDLINPKSAITGNVPTIKETKHWFLPLDKHEAFLREWILEGHKNDWKPNVYGQVKSWVEDGLRPRAVTRDLDWGIPVPLKDAEGKVLYVWFDAPIGYISSTKEWAAREGKNWEDYWKKDDTKLVHFIGKDNIVFHCIIFPAMLKAHGNYILPENVPANEFLNLEGNKLSTSKNWAVWLHEYLEEFPNQQDVLRYTLTANAPESKDNDFTWKDFQAKNNNELVAIFGNFINRVVVLTNKYYQGIIPTPNDFTEADEDALAAVKEFPNIIAKSIERYRFREASQELMNLARLGNKYLADEEPWKVIKVDAERVQTIMYVAMQISAALAVVSEPFLPFTSDKLKGILNIDNSFTWEDITEKDVLLPANHEVNKAELLFSKIEDKTIEAQLEKLIATKKANEEEKRVVEPQKETIDFEDFTKLDIRIGTILEAEKVAKTKKLLKLKVDVGIDIRTIVSGIAESFSSEEIIGQQVSVLVNLAPRKIKGVESQGMILMTDTPDGKLAFVEPEKAVKNGQQVS; the protein is encoded by the coding sequence ATGTATCTATTTTCTATCGGATTTAAAAATTGCTTTTTCGTACTTTTGCACTTCAAAAATCAGTACAAAAATAAAACAAAAGTACACATGAGTGCTCCTAAAAGATATACAATTACAGCAGCTTTACCATATACAAATGGTCCAATTCATATTGGGCACTTAGCAGGCGTTTACGTTCCTGCAGATATTTATGCGCGTTATTTACGTTTAACTGGTAATGATGTTGCTTACATTTCTGGTTCTGATGAACATGGTGCAGCCATACCAATGAAAGCAAAAAAAGAAGGTGTTTCTCCGCAAGTTATTATTGATAAATATCACGGAATTATCAAAAAATCTTTTGAAGATTTTGGTATTTCTTTTGATAATTACTCAAGAACTTCATCAGAAATTCATCATGAAACGGCTTCTGATTTTTTTACAAAACTGTATAATGATGGCGAGTTTGTAGAAGAAGTTTCTGCACAATTGTATGATGAAGAAGCAAATCAGTTTTTAGCAGATCGTTTTGTTGTAGGAACTTGCCCAAAATGTGGCTTTGAAGAAAGTTATGGCGATCAATGTGAAAATTGTGGAACAAGTCATAACGCAACAGATTTAATTAATCCAAAATCTGCAATAACTGGTAATGTACCAACTATAAAAGAAACAAAACACTGGTTTTTACCTTTAGATAAACACGAAGCTTTTTTACGAGAATGGATTTTAGAAGGTCATAAAAATGACTGGAAACCTAATGTTTACGGACAAGTAAAAAGTTGGGTAGAAGACGGTTTAAGACCAAGAGCAGTAACTAGAGATTTAGATTGGGGAATTCCTGTTCCTTTAAAAGATGCAGAAGGCAAAGTGTTATATGTTTGGTTTGATGCGCCAATTGGCTATATTTCATCAACCAAAGAATGGGCAGCAAGAGAAGGAAAAAATTGGGAAGATTATTGGAAAAAAGACGATACAAAACTGGTTCATTTTATAGGAAAAGACAATATTGTTTTTCACTGTATTATTTTTCCTGCGATGTTAAAAGCGCATGGAAATTATATTTTACCAGAAAATGTGCCTGCAAATGAGTTTTTAAATTTAGAAGGAAATAAATTATCGACTTCTAAAAACTGGGCAGTTTGGTTGCATGAGTATTTAGAAGAATTTCCAAATCAGCAAGATGTTTTACGTTATACTTTAACTGCAAACGCGCCAGAAAGTAAAGACAACGATTTTACTTGGAAAGATTTCCAAGCAAAAAACAATAATGAATTGGTTGCTATTTTTGGTAATTTTATTAATCGTGTGGTAGTTTTAACCAACAAATATTATCAAGGAATTATACCAACTCCAAATGATTTTACAGAAGCAGATGAAGATGCTTTAGCAGCTGTAAAAGAGTTCCCTAATATTATTGCAAAATCTATTGAAAGATATAGATTTAGAGAAGCTAGCCAAGAATTAATGAATTTAGCAAGACTTGGTAATAAGTATTTAGCAGACGAAGAACCTTGGAAAGTTATAAAAGTTGATGCAGAACGCGTACAAACTATTATGTATGTTGCTATGCAAATTTCTGCTGCTTTAGCAGTAGTTTCTGAACCTTTTTTACCTTTTACTTCGGATAAATTGAAAGGGATTTTAAATATTGATAACAGTTTTACTTGGGAAGATATTACAGAAAAGGATGTTTTATTACCAGCAAATCATGAGGTAAATAAAGCTGAATTATTATTTTCTAAAATTGAAGACAAAACGATTGAAGCACAACTAGAAAAATTAATTGCTACTAAAAAAGCAAACGAAGAAGAGAAAAGAGTTGTAGAACCTCAAAAAGAGACTATAGATTTTGAAGATTTTACCAAACTAGACATCAGAATTGGAACTATTTTAGAAGCAGAAAAAGTTGCAAAAACCAAAAAACTTTTAAAGTTAAAGGTTGACGTTGGTATTGATATAAGAACTATTGTTTCCGGAATTGCAGAAAGTTTTTCTTCAGAAGAAATTATTGGTCAGCAAGTTTCTGTATTGGTAAATTTAGCGCCAAGAAAAATAAAAGGTGTAGAAAGCCAAGGAATGATTTTAATGACAGATACTCCTGATGGAAAATTAGCTTTTGTAGAACCAGAAAAAGCAGTTAAAAACGGGCAACAAGTAAGTTAA